From the genome of Xylocopilactobacillus apis:
TGACAGTACAAATGATTTGATAAATTCAACCGCTCCTTCAACTGCCGTTTCAGCTCCTAAGTTATGAACCAACTCTGGGAAGTTTAAATTTGCGTAACGATATAAGGTTGAGGAGTTGTACTCAATCGAACCTAACATCGTTGCACCAGTTGTATCCTCTTTTTGAAGATCATCTAGAGCTGTAAAATAATCAAATTCTGGTACTACTTCATGAGTCGAAATGGCGTGAGCAACTTGAGATGACCCTTCAACATTTAGTTCTGGATTATCGGCAACCATCCGTCCAAATAAAGCTAAGTCTACTGACTGATTACCATTGAAGATTTCTTTAAGTTCTTTTTTATCTATTTCTTCATGATCAAGCAAGTATTGGGCAATCTTTTCGACTTGTCCTTGACTCACTAAAAGCAATGCAGCCGTATCTTCCTTTTTTTGTTTAATGCCCGTACTTTTGAATACTTCTTTAACTTTATTATCGGCATCACTCTCAGATAGAGAAGAATCCAATGACATGATTTTCTCTTTTAATAATTGAGCCAACTTTACTGTTCTTAATCCAGAACCTAAATTTTTATCATTCAACGCATGTCTCATTGCCCGCTTCCAGCTTTGAGAAGATACACGTGATCTGATAACCCCTCCATATAATGCAGTTTTTGGTGCCCCTGTATCGTCACGGTTAATATTAGATGATGGTACAGCTTGTAATACATTGATGTCCAAGTAAAGATTGTTTTTATTAGTCATTTTTTTCTCCTTTTTCTTCTGCTTTTTTAGCAACATTTCCATAATATTGTTGACCCCAGGATAATCGAACTGAGTTTGCCGATTCATAACTCATTTGAAACCAGTAAAGATCTTGAGCCAATTTTGCATAATCAATTTTAATCTTTAGTTTTTTTGATTTAATAATACCCACCAAATGGTTTAGTGAGTTAACTACACTATTAATATCAGTCGTAGACAACGTTTGGCGAACCCGCCGATCCAAAGCTACTTCTAAATCTTCGTTATGTCTTAATTCACCTAATGCCGTAAAAATCTCAATTCCAGGTTCTGGTTTCTCATCGTCCTTGATCTCAGATTCAGAGTTTGAGTCATCTTTATAGTCAATTGGTCCATAAACGAATTCATCACTGCCCTGCTGATGAATTGCATACATTCTCAAAGCAGAATAAACTGCATTTTCAGCGTATGATGGTTGACCATTTCTTCCTAATAAATCCTCTCGTAACGCTTTCATTATAATAGGCCACGCAGGTTGAGCACGAGGGCTATTAAAACTTGCTGCTCCACGAATGCTAGCCAAAACTCCTCGGTAACTAGCAGTCCCATGTAATATGTGTATAATCGAACCAGTTACATTTTTAATTTCATTTTGTTTCATAATTTCTGTCACCTTTTTATTCCTAACTTGTTCGCTACGCTGCCTAACAAACGATTCCTTGCAATAAAAATATTAAGAGACTTATTGTTGTCCTCTTCAACCCCCGTAATATCACGAGGACTGCTATTTTTCATAAAATCTTTGGCCTCAGAATTAACGATATTCCACAATGTTTTTTTCCATTTATTAATTTTTTCATCTCGATCATCCTGATCTGATAACGAAGCTAACCACTCTTTAAACGGAACGTTTAATCGATCATAAAATTTACTCATTTGCTTTTTGTTAAATTCTTTCGAATCAAGATGCCGAATTTTGGATAAATTATCAGAAAATTTCCAATAGCTTTTGGAAACATCTTGGGTTAAATCGATTGTATCCTCAATTCGTCGAGGCCAAAAATCTGAATTATCATCAAAGATTACATCAAGTCTCATTGTCAAATCATCAGATATTTCTGCAAAAGGCGATTGAGATGTAGCATTCCCATCACTAACTAGTGCAACTGAAACTAAAGATATTGGTAAGGATCGATTGAGAATCCCATCTCCTTTAAGTCGACTCAACCATTTAACAATCCCAGGTCGATGAATTTCATTTGATTTATTCGGATTTACGTAATCTCCAAAATTACGCCACATTGCGATGTCCATATAGTCCTTGTTTTTAACTGCTGGAACATAGATATCAGGCTCTTTTTTAGATTTTTTCTTCCAAATAGACATTGGCTCAATATCAAAAGCATTATCTGAACTATACATTGGGACTCCGGCACTGTAAATTGTCGGAACTCCGT
Proteins encoded in this window:
- the casB gene encoding type I-E CRISPR-associated protein Cse2/CasB produces the protein MKQNEIKNVTGSIIHILHGTASYRGVLASIRGAASFNSPRAQPAWPIIMKALREDLLGRNGQPSYAENAVYSALRMYAIHQQGSDEFVYGPIDYKDDSNSESEIKDDEKPEPGIEIFTALGELRHNEDLEVALDRRVRQTLSTTDINSVVNSLNHLVGIIKSKKLKIKIDYAKLAQDLYWFQMSYESANSVRLSWGQQYYGNVAKKAEEKGEKND
- the cas7e gene encoding type I-E CRISPR-associated protein Cas7/Cse4/CasC; protein product: MTNKNNLYLDINVLQAVPSSNINRDDTGAPKTALYGGVIRSRVSSQSWKRAMRHALNDKNLGSGLRTVKLAQLLKEKIMSLDSSLSESDADNKVKEVFKSTGIKQKKEDTAALLLVSQGQVEKIAQYLLDHEEIDKKELKEIFNGNQSVDLALFGRMVADNPELNVEGSSQVAHAISTHEVVPEFDYFTALDDLQKEDTTGATMLGSIEYNSSTLYRYANLNFPELVHNLGAETAVEGAVEFIKSFVLSMPTGKQNTFANKTLPNYVMISFRTDTPVNLVSAFEEPVKSNRGYVKPSIKKLEKEYQNTLKMVDTPIKTLILSMEEIERDKDSILKDDQVTDLNELLSKVSEELQQVVQNENDND